A window of the Drosophila simulans strain w501 chromosome 2L, Prin_Dsim_3.1, whole genome shotgun sequence genome harbors these coding sequences:
- the LOC6730592 gene encoding LOW QUALITY PROTEIN: zinc finger protein chinmo (The sequence of the model RefSeq protein was modified relative to this genomic sequence to represent the inferred CDS: substituted 1 base at 1 genomic stop codon), whose translation MDPQQQFCLKWNSFSSNLAITFSNLFKSDLLADVILSCDGVVFKAHKLILAACSKKFADLFENTPTNGQCVIILEATTPDNMAALLEFMYKGEVHVSQEALNSFLKSAESLQVKGLSTETGRLAAQQAQQHMGDLSPLDSPTGRRSIRNSLSGGSSIVPGGVGIGLGGGVTGANSMPGMGIGNGLSLAGMAAGGGMAAAANAAASSLSTLAASANVVDRCGSAGANIISGSASGIGGSHSGGAGNGSGAVGIGGNGVGSGGGNNGPISLGSGAGAAHHLGGSTGILKQECDSLMHPGGSSSSSGMGYTHVPPIYRPINYEPPRKRAIVRSPYSEQEQRGSVLRDGSKSSECPSPINKPPYHRPSSSASSTAPTEADTMHSERASPQSSRYENHSPSTTAGNGNATSSLERIVKSERNNGSANEANDDDRELMDESTDNGAEDLRVKLENLKYSPPPPPNSNTSSTTPNALLENLKADGTLSSNLAASIAPADMLNVWNATKMNNKNSVNTADGKKLKCLYCDRLYGYETNLRAHIRQRHQGIRVPCPFCERTFTRNNTVRRHIAREHKQEIGLAAGATIAPAHLAAAAAASAAATAAASNHSPXEAAATAAASVVMNANKEAAKQRKRKTLKMALEKCMQRRDAMVAETTTGAGGDGAEAGESGEAVDGAGSEEGAGSEGTEPLTYEQQQQRMHQELTQQIRAAMAAEQAAEAMDSTMNTTVNTTTTTTTTTNTTGTTSDGCSDAEASDGSDRPMEVDEDQPPEPQPGSELVVVEPKIEVLSESEDEEDRLHMSEAEPDIQAEAIYDHMPNTPTSPPHIIPPNDTPTLTSTPKVNVEQ comes from the exons GCGTAGTATTCAAAGCCCACAAACTTATATTGGCGGCCTGCTCAAAGAAGTTCGCCGATCTGTTTGAGAACACGCCCACAAATGGCCAGTGCGTCATCATACTGGAGGCGACCACGCCGGACAACATGGCCGCTCTGCTGGAGTTCATGTACAAAGGCGAGGTCCACGTCTCCCAGGAGGCGCTCAACAGTTTCCTCAAGTCCGCCGAGAGTTTGCAG GTCAAAGGTCTGTCCACGGAAACGGGACGTCTGGCGGCGCAGCAGGCACAACAACACATGGGCGACCTGTCGCCACTAGACTCGCCGACGGGCAGGCGGAGCATAAGGAACAGCCTGAGCGGCGGTAGCAGCATCGTTCCCGGCGGAGTCGGAATCGGTCTGGGAGGAGGCGTGACGGGAGCCAACTCTATGCCCGGCATGGGCATCGGCAACGGGTTGAGCCTGGCCGGTATGGCAGCTGGCGGAGGAATGGCGGCGGCTGCAAATGCGGCGGCCAGTAGCCTGAGCACCCTAGCGGCCAGCGCGAATGTCGTTGACAGATGCGGCAGTGCTGGCGCCAACATTATCAGCGGATCGGCGTCAGGGATTGGCGGCTCCCACAGCGGAGGAGCAGGCAATGGCAGCGGCGCAGTTGGAATCGGTGGCAACGGAGTCGGCAGTGGTGGCGGCAACAATGGACCTATTAGCCTGGGAAGCGGCGCGGGCGCTGCTCACCATCTGGGCGGATCCACCGGCATCTTGAAGCAGGAGTGCGACTCCCTGATGCATCCGGGTGGCAGCAGTTCCTCTTCCGGAATGGGCTACACCCATGTGCCGCCCATCTACCGGCCTATTAACTACGAACCTCCGCGCAAGAGGGCCATAGTCCGCAGTCCGTATTccgagcaggagcagcgcgGTTCCGTCCTGCGGGATGGCTCCAAGTCCTCCGAGTGCCCCAGCCCCATCAACAAGCCGCCGTACCACCGTCCCTCGTCCAGCGCCTCCTCCACGGCGCCCACCGAGGCCGACACCATGCACTCCGAACGCGCATCGCCACAGTCCAG TCGCTACGAGAACCATAGTCCCAGCACCACAGCGGGAAATGGAAACGCCACGAGTAGCTTGGAGCGCATTGTGAAATCGGAGCGCAACAATGGCAGTGCCAATGAGGCTAATGACGACGACCGCGAGCTTATGGATGAGTCTACAGAT AACGGAGCCGAGGATCTGCGCGTGAAGCTAGAGAACTTAAAGTActcaccgccaccgccgccaaaCTCGAACACCTCGTCGACCACACCGAATGCCCTGCTGGAGAACCTGAAGGCGGACGGAACGCTGTCCAGTAACCTGGCCGCGTCGATTGCGCCGGCGGACATGTTGAACGTGTGGAACGCGACCAAGATGAACAACAAGAACAGCGTGAACACGGCCGACGGTAAGAAACTGAAGTGTCTCTACTGCGATCGTCTGTACGGATACGAGACGAATCTGCGGGCACACATCCGGCAGCGTCACCAGGGCATCCGAGTGCCATGTCCCTTCTGCGAGCGGACCTTCACGCGGAACAACACGGTGCGCCGTCACATTGCCAGGGAACACAAGCAGGAAATCGGATTGGCGGCGGGGGCAACAATTGCTCCAGCACActtggcagcggcagctgcagcatcagcagcggcTACAGCGGCAGCCAGCAATCATTCACCATAGgaagcagccgcaacagcagcggcatcaGTAGTCATGAACGCCAACAAGGAGGCGGCAAAGCAGCGCAAACGTAAAACACTCAAGATGGCACTGGAGAAGTGCATGCAGCGACGGGACGCTATGGTGGCGGAGACCACCACGGGGGCAGGAGGAGATGGGGCAGAGGCAGGGGAGTCGGGCGAGGCAGTCGACGGGGCAGGATCGGAGGAGGGAGCCGGTTCAGAGGGCACTGAACCGCTCACctacgagcagcagcagcagcggatgCACCAGGAGCTGACGCAGCAGATCAGGGCGGCCATGGCGGCGGAACAGGCCGCCGAGGCGATGGATTCGACCATGAACACTACGGTCAATACCACCACGACGACCACAACCACAACGAATACCACTGGCACCACCAGTGATGGTTGTAGTGACGCGGAGGCCAGCGATGGTAGCGATCGACCCATGGAAGTGGACGAGGACCAGCCACCGGAGCCACAGCCAGGATCTGAGCTCGTTGTAGTGGAGCCCAAGATCGAGGTGCTCTCCGAGtcggaggacgaggaggaccGACTGCACATGTCCGAAGCCGAACCGGATATCCAGGCCGAGGCCATTTACGATCACATGCCCAACACGCCCACCAGCCCCCCACACATAATACCGCCCAACGATACGCCCACTCTGACCTCCACGCCCAAGGTCAATGTGGAGCAATAG